TTGATTCACCCTTGTGAATATAACAATTTAATCCAAATCTAACAATTCACATGATTTTGGACCTATCATATTCACCTAGTTTGAAACCCCAAAAAGCAACAtttccttcctttttttatttttacatgattATCTTCCATTTCTCTTCTATGTCAATTTTGTgctaaaaaagagaaaaaaatagaactttaggtcAGACGTGTTATCTACAAAATCTTCTTCACTCTAGAAGGAGAATAGTGCCCTACCATTGAGAAGAAGCAACGAAACACTCACCCGCTAAGGTAGTACTCTTGTTTTGTTGTGTTGTAAAGATTCATAAGTTGGTTTTTAGTAgttttttcaattattataatCTTTTagcttaatttttttcttttcaatccaagaaagaatatgcatgaaatattttttttaattgttgataaacaccaaaagtccatttttttaattcttttttcatGATTCCTTCCTTTAAACAACACAGAGTTCATTTTTTTATCGATATCTCCTGATTTATTGTCTaacttttcatttgtttagggaaagcatacacatgaaatatgatttttttttattgtcaaaatttaaaaagtatttaACTATTTTTCTTGCtgtttgtatatcaatatatgcttgtcatttagaattgatttggaAATTTGTACCAAGTCCTAAGATTTTATTTGattcttgattcccaaaattggaattttgattcacaattcaaatcttgatttgacaactatggaCTGAAGGATGTGACTATAAAATTGCTAGGAGAAAGCTACCATAGGAATTTGACAAGGAACTTCTTGATTCAAGACAATCTGTAACTGTGCATCTACAAATAGAACTACGGCAGCTTTTGTTTCTGGCTCATGAATTACCCCAGGTCTGAGTGGGGGACAAAGCCACAAAGGAAGAATCAGGGTATTGCTGAGTAATTTGCCAGGTTCCCAAGGGAAAGCTCTGGGCATTGCTATCTCAGGACAGCATTGGGTCACTGCTGAATCTGGGAGAAAGAAAATCTGGGCTAGGAAGGGTGTTTCTACAGTTAGAGAAAGGAAAGAACATTGTCCTTGATCCCTCTTGCCATCTTTTAGATTacatagaaagaaaaaaatgccAGGGCTCATGGATTCAATTATCCCACAATCCTCAAGGTAGAGGGCATTCTACACTCTATTCCTGGTTTATTGGGCAGTACATGCTGGACAGTCAGGAAATACTATCACAGTGTTGATTGTTCTCTTCCGTTTTTTCTCTCCTCTTGTTTGTAAATGGGTGGCACGCGCACTTTTAAGGAATTATTTCTTTGCCAatctccaaaaataataataataatatataccCCTCTGCTTCGGTTTGGAATAAGTAGCCAAGTATTTTTGACAAGAACTGAGTTTGCCCCCTCTTCTTTGGAGGTTTTTCATGCACAAACATGTTTGGGGGGTTTGGTTGGGGAGAGAGGAAAGCCTTGTGGCATTGTACTGTTCCTGCTACAATTTGGTGTATTCGGCTAGAGAGAAATGCCATAATGTGTAAGTGTAATGCTACTTCTATTAACTTGCTTTGTAAAATAGTGGTATTTCTTGTGTTGCTTTGATGTTAGTGAATGGTTTCTTTGGGCATGAATCTTTGGAAGACTCACAGTGGGATTGGATTGTTTTGCTTCATTAGAGCTGCCTTATAATTATTTTCCGTTTTTTTTTCCTCCTTTCCTTTTGTTTCGAGAGGATATCTCATTcttctgatttttattttcttcccttTACTGTATTCTTTCCTCCTTTAATACAATTCtttgtttatggtattttttgcCCTAGATTATTTTTTAGAAGTCATACAAATTTTACTGTCTAGAATTATTTGAGCCAAAGCTCAGGGGAGAGTAAAATGGATAGAAGCATACAAACCAAAGAGTAGGCATGGTACAGAAGGTACCTCCTCAACAGTTTTCCCAGTGATTTCTGATGGCAATTTTGGAACAGGAGACACAGCTGCACTGACCGTTGAAGTTGTCCTGTGGGAAACACAAAAGGCCAAAAGGATAATCATATTGCCACCTCCCAATGTTACAGACAATTTTTTTTATGCAGAGACATACGTAACATTTATGAGATGGCTCTCATCACAGATAATTTAGCAAGTTAATAAAAATATCAACAACAAAAGTTCTATCATCTTTAAACATTATCATCAGTCGATTTTCAATTATGCAAAATAGTATGAAATTTGAAGAAGAAATTAACTACCAAGAAAAATTATTAGACATTTAGTAGAATATTTCTATAGCTtgataagaaaaaaaatgttaaaataaaaggTTGGGCTACAAAAATAAGCACAGACCCACTACTGGAAGCTACAACAAGGGACGATGATGTCTGAGCAGTTGCAGCACTGGCGCTGGAAGCTGTAGCAGCACTGGTGCTGGAAGCTGTAGCAGGTGCAGAGGTTGAAGCTGGGAGATCTACATGAACAATTTAAATTACATGAAAATTTTGGCCACTTTCAGTCTTTGCAGAATTTAACTACTGGAAAACACAATCAATTCTGTCCAAAACTGGGACAACAAATTGAGAGACAATACCGTATATTATTTGCTTTTTGTCAGTTCAATGTAAAACCAATTGAACTAACAACTATGGCAAGGAAGAAGCCTAACCTTGAAGAGCACAATGACACTGATATTATCACATCAATAGCCCTCAgatgaaatataaaaataattactatCTTTTAATAGTTCAGATATATTTAAGGATTCCAAACACAAAGAGGATTAACAAACTCACTGAATACAGGTACAGAAGTTGTTGCTTGCAGTTGTGAGGATGAAGAAGGCACTGTTGTTTTAGTTAACAATGAAAAACTAGCAAAAGAACCACTAGTGACCGATGAATTAGTTGTGCTGGTTACAGTAAAACCCGAAAAAGAACCTGCTGTGGCTGAGGAAGTAGCTGCGCTGGTAGCTGTAGTTGTAGCCAAGGAAGACGAACTCACACTAAAAGCAGGCAATGATGGTGTTGGTGCAGCAGAAGATGGAGCTGTACTAGCAGCAGGTGTTGATGCACTTCTTGTTGTGGTAACCGTCGAAAACAATTGTGCTGCAGATGGACCAAAACCCAGTGAAGGAGGCTTTGCAGCAGTCATGCTAGTGACAGCAGCTCCTGAGGCAGCATTAGAACTAGTAGAAGTAGCACTGCCAGATGCAAATAAGGCTTGAAAAGGAGATGATGAAATTGCAAATGAAAAGCTCGATGAGCTTGATGAAGATGCTGCCacagaaggagaagaagaagaagatgaggaggaggaggaggaggttaAGCCCTTTGAAAAAACTGAACCGCTGGAAAATGAAAATGCAGCGCCTGAAGCAGATGAGAAGTTAGAAGCTGAACTGGAACTAGAACCAGAACCCAAACTTGGGCTTGAGGCAAACATGCCAGAGAATGGAGCAGTAGAAGACAAAGAGGATGAAGAAGTCCCAAGAAAGGCATGGGAAAAGACAGGCGTAGCAGACGTGGTAGTGCTAGCAACAGCAGTAGTCCCAGTAGTCGAAATTGAAGACCCAAACGAGGAAGAGGCAGAAAATGCTGAGGAAGCACCTGATGAAGAACCAGAAAAAGCTGTTCCGAACAGAGAAGAACCAGAACTAGCTAAACCCGAAGAAGTAGATCCAAACACGGAAGAATTAGCCAACAAAGAGGAACCGCTAGATGAAGAAGCCAATGAAAATGTCCCAAATAGAGGTGAACCAGAACTTGCTGTGGCTGATGTGGAACCAAATGCAAACGAGGGTGGAGGCACTGAAGAAGCTGAAGCAGATGCTGAAGACAAAGGAAAAACTGGAGCAAAGTTAAGTGATGAAGGCACGGCAGAAGAAAACAATGACGATGATTGCAATGATGAATTTAAGGAGAAGCTTAAGGGTGAAGCAGAGAAGGTCTGAGACGATGAGGTGAAAAATGTAGAAGCAGAGGAGCTAGGGTTTGAAGATGAACCAAAGGGGAAAGTGCTGGGAGAGGAAGAAGAAGTGGGTGTGAATGAAAATGGTGCTGATGttgttgatgatgatgatgcaaaaAGTGACGAGGTGAATGGAGATGAAGCtgaggatgatgatgaagatgatgtgAATGAAGAGAAAGGAGGCGTTGAAtatgaggaagaagaagaagggtttGTGGACAATGTAAAGCCTGTGAAACCAGACATTGTGTCTCTTCCTCTCTGGTGATTAGTTTACAAAAAATGGGGGTTTCTGAAGGACCAGACTGACCAATTTAAATCAGGGAGCTTTTTGTCCTTATATTTCCCCAACGAAGGAGGAGAAATTTGGTGTAGACATGCAGCACGAACCtcctgaaaatatttaaaaaaaaaaaaaaaaaacacgcacTCAACTTATTTTGTTGAACATAACATCAATAAGCTcaacataaaaaataaagaacttcaaaagatgaaaatgaaaacaaaacaagGCTGTCCATATGTGAGAATTCAATCTAATATCTATATAAAACAGCCAGATGATAAAATGGTATTTCTGTGTAGCACCAAAAAAATGCAAATTCATAATCAGATTTTTGGGATTTTACTGTTTTGGGCGCAATTAAGGGCAACTTCAAAAGAGTGGAGTGACCATGCCATGCTTTGCTGATCTTCTAGAAAATGAGTATGCAATCCATGAATTGACAATTGGAAGGAAATTTTCTTTGCATGCCCACTTTCAAGAAAATTGAAACAATCAAACAATAAAGAGAGAGGGGCGAGGGAGGGAAGGAGAGAGAAATCGAGCCCTAAAGACAGAGTGGGAGAGTGTGTGTGCAAAAGTGTGTgcgtgtgtgagagagagagagagaagaagaagcaaGAAAGGAGAGGGAGGGAGAAATCAAGCCCTACGCAAACaaacagagaaagagagagtacCTGGAACGAAGCCGGCGGACGTGGCTACGGCAAACGCCAAAAGAGGGAGGTATGTGCCCGCCGACGGACAAGATACGCAGACAGCAATCCAGCGGCTACGAGGGTAGACAGGGAGGGAGAAGTGGGATTCGTTTTCTAAAAGGGGAGCCTAAAGCAGCAGTAAAGCACAAATTTGAAAAAAACTACATCCAATTATATTAACACTTTCacttgttccttttttttttttttggggttacAATAAGTATCCTACGTTCTCGACTGATCCAGTTACATGAGATCTGATCACTAATAGCGTCACGAGATACTCAGATTAATCCATCACCTACACTGTCTGACTCTACAGTCCATGCAGGACGTAAATTCAGGGTTTTTGCTCAGCAAGTCAGGAATTGAACCCGACTTATATTATCAATTAACCCACTTACTCTTACCTCCCCTTTCATAAGTTGAAGctataaaaaaattaactttacgttaatttgaatttgtattaaatttaaatataatataacataaatttatattaaatttatctaaatttatttaaattcaaactttgaaAGCAAAATTTATACTCTAGACACaatatgatgaaaaaataaaatgaaagtaaAGGTAAAAGtatttttgaatataattttgtattttattaataatatagaATGATTGtataaatttcaattatattttttttcaacatCTTGTATTATTTACTAACTTCTACAATAGAAGGGGAAAAAAGTCTTTTTATAAATATCCTAATGTATAATTATCTAATTTtacaattattattttactatagttattaattatttttattatttttttataacgccctagaaaataatatgcatataagTGCATATAAACATAATTAGTATACATGAATGTCAAAAATTAACTAGACAATGTTTAAAATTAATTCCTTTTAATGAGAAGCATTATGTATATTACATAGAAGGAATAAAGTAAGATGTAGTGGtgctaaaaaaattaattaattaattaatattattattatatatatatatatatatatatatatataaaagtatatcaACTCAGGAAGTCATCCTGAGATTGAAtttggaaacccaaattgaaCACCCCTATAGTCatgctttctctctctcctcaaacactctctctctctaagatttcttttcatttttcggccaaatcgaaaaacgaacatCATATTCGAGTCCTAACTCCGCTCCTGAACACTTTAACTGGAGTGAATTTGTCCTTGGgacgttgtaggcaccactcgaGGGTTAAGGTATGAAGATTAGATTATGTCaagttttcattttaaaaaattctcaattaaattttgagtatgtgaatttaattagatttattttaagtaaaaaatgccctatttaaattgagtatgtgaaattaattatatctatattcaaatttgatataaaaaaaaatatctaagTTAAATTAagctgcagggatttgattaaatcagtttttttttttttttgaaatattttggaattaaattaaactacaaagatttgattatatcagatttttggtatttaattgagttaaattaaataggtgaaattaatcgTACTCgtgtatttatttaaatttactgaaTATATGTTTGTGGAAATTTTCTTGGGTActttatgaaattttgaattatcactcaaattgtgtggcatgaatatgacTATTTTCACTGCATGCATAAGCCTGTGGAATATTTTATGTTGATACACgacaaagtatgattttatacagactTATAAAAAGATATAATTCAGACAAATTTATGATTATGACAGAATTATACAGAATCATAATACGACAATATTATTCAAAACAGTATTATTCAAATTCATGATATGACAGTTTCagacaaataaatatatataataaaactgatacatgatttcataaaacatatcataaATCTGTTTgaatactgtcatatcataaGTCTGTCCGTATACTatcaaatcatatatatatatatatatatatatatatgtgtgtgtgtgtgtgtgtgtgtgtgtgtgtgtgtgtgtagacaGTATTATATGGTATTTGAACACTGATGGACCAATTATATTCAGTTTACGGTACCGTAACTAGCCAGATCAGTTAGTGCCACCACACTACTCAAATAGAGTGTTGGTGAATGGATAGTCGATTATGCCTAGGGAAGAGTAGAGTACCCCCCCCCCCAGCAGTTCGAACCAGCTTGAATAAGTCAATTGTACTTATAGACGCGTTATGTTTGGCTTAGTGTGAtaggccagccattgctaagtcccgcccacgggccgcacaactcaaTCATATAGGAttattacatgatattatatgattgcCCATCcagggaaattcttttatgtctatatatatcagatgattttcGTACATAGAGGATCTTATTACAACAGAGTATGTTTATGTTGAAAAGTatgcattttcaatatatatatatatatatatatatatatatatatatgtaggtgTGAGaatagattttcatgatattattagttaaaattaattatttgaaGTATATATTCATGCTACAccagaactcatgttgccacacactgatgataatctattccgtcttaccgAGAGATGTCTCAtcccatcattatcaaatatttttcaaatgtcatGAGGAGCATAATAGTAATCAGAGTAGCGTAATGAAAGCATGGGTgagatagaaggttttatttagaataaatatataattatattatgttattGATGTATTTAAACTATTCTTTTAGGGATATGTAAATTGTgatgttggaaatgatattgttgtTGTATTGGGATAATTTAGTACTCTCGTAATTATTATGGAGGTCTTCCGctgtatgaaatattcaggtcaTTTCAGGTggcatcaaagaaattttaagcAAATTTTTTTTCAGGTCGTTATAGTGGGTATCAAAGCTTAGAATTCAAATTATGTAAACTCTAGGGAtgattattaccagagtataggtataaAGTAGGATGGGGATAAGAATGAATAGGCTAGGTGTGGTAAAAGCAATCGAATATAGGATGCGTAGCAGAGTAAAATATAGTAAACAATTGGAATTTTAGAGTTTTGACTCGCAACTGAAAGCATAAATTCATCAAGGGTTTTCTATAACTTTTTCTAGAACAACCAGCAGTTCTGGAAGggtcacggcaaaccattgaccTTTTTCTCCCGGAATGCTGCACTATGTTCTTTAtcttgtgtaaatagtcactGCAAGGAATGAGTCAACAtttgcaatatttgaatatttgaaattgaattttgtgcatttgtggTATGTGCGCATCTTTGCACATTAGAGCATACTCCTAGTTCTCTATGGTTTCCTTATGATTTAGTGTGCATGGATTTGAGAGCAATCGAAAGAATGTTAGTGGTTACCCTAGGATTTAGATGATTAGAAATCTCAGGGGTTCTTTAATGGTAAAGTTCTTGAGGATACTAgttattgtaacgccccgacccgccatgtggggcctAGGGTGCTACTTTAATGATGTAgcggaaataaatgatacattctccaaaatacattaccagagttctaaactacctttatacgCAAAGGtttccaaatatccatattacataccataatacaatacaaaaaccaacTCAGTCCATACAACCATTACACACATCCAGGGACTATAGACCTAACTGAAACACATTAGAGTTATTGTAGACACTCAAAAAAACTAGCAGTCACCCTGCCTCCGAATTTGCTAAACtcgatctcaagatggtcttgaaaatatgatttgcatattggggtgagacacttctcactaAGGCAGgttaaattaatatcagtgtgtggccaacataagttttagtgtatacaaaatatcaccagttgttaattaaccacagttataaaatcattctcataCTATACTCACACACGCACACAATTATTTATTAGTGAAAGTTCTCgatgataggggagattacacgcgcatgcatgtagctcccctctactctaatacgttatgcaacctgatATGGCtgcaactgatacctatcagggtactTGCATTTCTCAACAAGcgctcgggcggagagtttacttcgccataaacattcatgcattttaattcacatacaagTACTCACACCTTTATAGTTAAAAAATATGCATTTGTTTCCTCGGTATAAACCAGTTCAACAAATAATAACacaatttacataaattaacaaatatgcataaaagacactccctaggacttactgtcacgacctgcttaatttccctattttttttttcataatataataaattcaataccacaaatctcagcagatcatatctacctggacccatgggtaccaaggatacatcagaacacataacggaagcctaagcaacaggaaacatacaatcacaatattataaatacgaaaacatccatcacattgccataaataccagagtcactatatctaCTATATTTCAGTATacatatcccaaaaataaaatctagggacatttctcacaaaatccaactgtccctactaaaacttacccttcaaagagggcagtcaaacaacactagatcagcggggcttttcccactctcctatctagggctcctgaaaagtttataaacttttggggtgagacacctctcagtaagagaaataaactaatggcaacataagtattctgtgttatacatataccatacagaacatattcagtaactattatgtcaatctgggaaaacatatatatcatcaaaacatggtaaaacatactgcattttcataaacatatttcatctcatataataataatacaaaaacattcctggtaggttagctgactgttgtcatgtattaccaccacatgactaggttgtgtggcctgaaggcgagacctgacaatggttggtcgaccactgccaagtcaaaactacagtctataagtctaaagggtctgccagacctggtccgtacaccagggtcgctcacacacttcttaaaaaccacatcaaccatccaatctcacaccactccgtacagcggcattaacacaaatatcatgatcacgaagaccatggacacatagcaatggtaccgtgtaagtgctagcttagaccaagccaaccaggttctaatatcatataacatatactgaaactgtgatacatggatatctcatatcattaattattagatcaatcatatcattttgcatatatacgtttatcatgaaaatcatttgctcgtgcgccagtattacacattttaccatagctcagcccgtgcgctagcaaatcatatcatagcacagcccgtacgctagcaaatcatatcatagcacagcccatacgctagcatatcacatccataactcggcctgtatgccggcaaatcatatacataactcagcccgtacgctggcaaatcacatccatagcacgacctgtatgcttgcaaatcatacacatagcacgatccgtacgccggcaaaacatataaaaatatcggtccgtacaccggttttccattataaaaaaaatccatatcattaacacattcccagaaacagtatttcatataaaattctacttatgccacactaaataggtttttcatatatttaacatatcatcactttcaacagtattttcccaaatataatcatataaaaatatatttattttcttgaaatcaaaatgctataacaatatacatacattttcttaaaaagaactaacttagtttatccccttacctgattcctaaaaagtccctaagaaaatttgtcctgcacccgcagggttccccgttcaacaccctgaaaacggaaTTTCTcaaaactaaagtttagtatttccaagcgtatatcactttctacaactttcatataaccaaatattgagtagaaagccttaccctgaatttgggatggtttccaattcagccccac
This region of Malania oleifera isolate guangnan ecotype guangnan chromosome 10, ASM2987363v1, whole genome shotgun sequence genomic DNA includes:
- the LOC131165882 gene encoding nuclear pore complex protein NUP62 isoform X2, producing the protein MSGFTGFTLSTNPSSSSSYSTPPFSSFTSSSSSSSASSPFTSSLFASSSSTTSAPFSFTPTSSSSPSTFPFGSSSNPSSSASTFFTSSSQTFSASPLSFSLNSSLQSSSLFSSAVPSSLNFAPVFPLSSASASASSVPPPSFAFGSTSATASSGSPLFGTFSLASSSSGSSLLANSSVFGSTSSGLASSGSSLFGTAFSGSSSGASSAFSASSSFGSSISTTGTTAVASTTTSATPVFSHAFLGTSSSSLSSTAPFSGMFASSPSLGSGSSSSSASNFSSASGAAFSFSSGSVFSKGLTSSSSSSSSSSSPSVAASSSSSSSFSFAISSSPFQALFASGSATSTSSNAASGAAVTSMTAAKPPSLGFGPSAAQLFSTVTTTRSASTPAASTAPSSAAPTPSLPAFSVSSSSLATTTATSAATSSATADLPASTSAPATASSTSAATASSASAATAQTSSSLVVASSSGTTSTVSAAVSPVPKLPSEITGKTVEEIVKEWNAELQERTGKFRKQANAIAEWDRRILRNRDVLLGLEVEVAKVVETQANLERQLELIETHQQEVDMALQSMEEEAERIYKDERGLLLDDEAASMRDAMYEQAEFIEREMEQMAEQIKSIIQTLNANQGGELDTVDGMTPLDVVVRILNNQLSSLMWIDEKAEEFSSRIQKLASQGSGADRELLGQKFWMT
- the LOC131165882 gene encoding nuclear pore complex protein NUP62 isoform X1 — encoded protein: MSGFTGFTLSTNPSSSSSYSTPPFSSFTSSSSSSSASSPFTSSLFASSSSTTSAPFSFTPTSSSSPSTFPFGSSSNPSSSASTFFTSSSQTFSASPLSFSLNSSLQSSSLFSSAVPSSLNFAPVFPLSSASASASSVPPPSFAFGSTSATASSGSPLFGTFSLASSSSGSSLLANSSVFGSTSSGLASSGSSLFGTAFSGSSSGASSAFSASSSFGSSISTTGTTAVASTTTSATPVFSHAFLGTSSSSLSSTAPFSGMFASSPSLGSGSSSSSASNFSSASGAAFSFSSGSVFSKGLTSSSSSSSSSSSPSVAASSSSSSSFSFAISSSPFQALFASGSATSTSSNAASGAAVTSMTAAKPPSLGFGPSAAQLFSTVTTTRSASTPAASTAPSSAAPTPSLPAFSVSSSSLATTTATSAATSSATAGSFSGFTVTSTTNSSVTSGSFASFSLLTKTTVPSSSSQLQATTSVPVFNLPASTSAPATASSTSAATASSASAATAQTSSSLVVASSSGTTSTVSAAVSPVPKLPSEITGKTVEEIVKEWNAELQERTGKFRKQANAIAEWDRRILRNRDVLLGLEVEVAKVVETQANLERQLELIETHQQEVDMALQSMEEEAERIYKDERGLLLDDEAASMRDAMYEQAEFIEREMEQMAEQIKSIIQTLNANQGGELDTVDGMTPLDVVVRILNNQLSSLMWIDEKAEEFSSRIQKLASQGSGADRELLGQKFWMT